In the Nocardia asteroides genome, CGGCCGACCAGCTCGCGCGGCAGGTCGAGCACCTCGTCCAGGTGCTCCTCGGCGGTGATCGGCGCTCCGGCGGCGATCTCGCCGAGCAGCGGCACCGGCACCGAGTCGGGGGCGCCCGCCCGCGCGCCGTCGGCGGCGAGAAACAGCCGGACATCGATCGGCCGGGTGGCGGCGGCGCCGCGGCGCAGGAAGCCGCGCTCCTCCAGGTCGCGCAGGTGCCGGGAGACGGCCGAGGTGGAGCGCAGCCCGACCGCGTCGCCGATCTGCCTGGTCGAGGGCGAATATCCGTGCGCGACGGCCCAATCCCGGATGGCGCCGAGAATTTGCCGCTGCCGCGGCGGCAGCACCGAGGTGTCGGGGAGGTCGAGGTCGTTCGCGGGCTGGCGGAAGCGGGTCACCCGCTCATGCTAGATCGGTCAGGCGAGCCTGCTGACCGGCCAGTCTTCGGGCAGGTCGCGCAGCCCGGCGATCATCCGGAACGCGGTGAGCAGCGCCTGGATCCCGTCCACCCCGGAGGCGACGGCGGGGCGGTGCTCGCTGATGTGGAAGCGGCAGAGCGCGTACCGGCCGTCCTCGGACGGGTACGGGCGGCCGATGATGATCGAGTACGGCCCGTCCGCGCCGTGCAGGGTGCGCGCGGCGACCAGCGACTGCGGGGTGTGCTCCGGGTCGGCCGGGCGCTGGCCGGTGCCCGTCGCCGGCGCCGGGAAGGCGAGGTCGGCCGGGTCGAGCAGCTCGAAGCGGGCGCCGCGGCGGTTGGCGTCGGCGAGGTCGTCGGCGACGCCGAGCAGCGCGCGGTACAGCGCGGCCAGCGAGTCGGTGCCCGCGGCCCAGCGCTCGCCGATCCCCGCGATGCGGAACCCGCACACCACGCCCTGCGTCTCGGCGGCCACCTGTGGCGCCCCGATCTCGATGGAGACCGGTCGCGCACCGTCGGCCACGGTCCGCGACGCGATCACGTCACGGATGCGCCGCCACTGGTGTCCGCCGGTGTGGTGGCCGGACCCGCCCACCGCGGGCGGCGCCGTGTCCTCCCGTTCGCGGATCTCTGTCGGTCTCATGTCTCCCCGAGTACCCGATCGGTACGTTTTCTTAACCTGCCGGTCTCGGTGCCCCCACCGGCATGCGGAGCGGGCCGGGCACCGGGTGCCCGGC is a window encoding:
- the lexA gene encoding transcriptional repressor LexA produces the protein MTRFRQPANDLDLPDTSVLPPRQRQILGAIRDWAVAHGYSPSTRQIGDAVGLRSTSAVSRHLRDLEERGFLRRGAAATRPIDVRLFLAADGARAGAPDSVPVPLLGEIAAGAPITAEEHLDEVLDLPRELVGRGELFALRVRGDSMVEAAICDGDTVVVRRQPDAHSGEIVAALLDGEATVKVLRRRGGHVFLEPRNPAYPVLDGDEAAVLGKVVSVLRRV
- a CDS encoding DUF6968 family protein, which gives rise to MRPTEIREREDTAPPAVGGSGHHTGGHQWRRIRDVIASRTVADGARPVSIEIGAPQVAAETQGVVCGFRIAGIGERWAAGTDSLAALYRALLGVADDLADANRRGARFELLDPADLAFPAPATGTGQRPADPEHTPQSLVAARTLHGADGPYSIIIGRPYPSEDGRYALCRFHISEHRPAVASGVDGIQALLTAFRMIAGLRDLPEDWPVSRLA